The Niastella koreensis GR20-10 genome includes a window with the following:
- a CDS encoding DeoR/GlpR family DNA-binding transcription regulator translates to MANNNPNTPAPVALQKKERKKLITKQVNIHTRLMFTDLVKLIDVSEDTIRRDVNELAEEGQVIRIKGGVMSAAYHIGHESQTYSQQKKEIIADKTLQLLKDDMIVLIGGGTTIREFIKKIPPTLRATFITVNVLTAVELLDKPMIKTIMIGGQISTYSQMTVSGEVFQYLSNIKADLCVLGINAIDTNSGLTDSDWETIQVKKAMINAADKVAVLTISEKMNSVMQMKIADVNEIDYLITELSPDSNELQAYKGKNLTLL, encoded by the coding sequence ATGGCAAACAACAACCCAAATACGCCGGCGCCGGTGGCCTTGCAAAAAAAGGAAAGGAAAAAGCTGATCACCAAACAGGTGAACATCCATACGCGTTTGATGTTTACCGACCTGGTAAAACTGATAGACGTATCGGAGGATACCATCCGGCGCGATGTGAATGAATTGGCCGAAGAAGGCCAGGTGATAAGGATAAAAGGCGGGGTAATGTCTGCGGCTTATCATATTGGGCACGAGTCGCAAACTTATTCGCAACAAAAGAAAGAGATCATTGCCGATAAAACCCTGCAGTTATTAAAGGATGATATGATCGTGCTGATCGGTGGTGGAACTACCATCAGAGAGTTTATTAAAAAAATTCCTCCTACCCTACGCGCCACGTTCATTACCGTGAATGTGCTCACCGCTGTAGAGCTGCTCGATAAACCGATGATTAAAACCATCATGATCGGCGGACAAATATCTACTTACAGCCAAATGACGGTAAGCGGCGAAGTGTTTCAATACCTCAGTAATATTAAGGCTGATCTGTGTGTGCTGGGTATCAACGCCATTGATACCAACAGCGGCTTAACCGATTCTGACTGGGAAACCATCCAGGTTAAAAAAGCTATGATCAATGCGGCTGATAAAGTGGCTGTACTCACCATTTCGGAAAAAATGAATTCGGTAATGCAAATGAAGATCGCCGATGTAAACGAGATCGATTATTTAATTACTGAACTGTCGCCAGACAGCAATGAGTTGCAAGCCTACAAGGGCAAAAACCTCACCCTTTTATAG
- a CDS encoding SusC/RagA family TonB-linked outer membrane protein produces the protein MKRVQTIASGSLLLCFLLLISLAGLAQSALLRGVIKNEADQTGIPNATVTLTSGGSSNSTTTDLKGIFAMKIPASLQSSTFQLTVTSVGYEKKLITIEPGQASVTITLKAGSSDMLDNVVVTALGMKKDRKAVAYAVTEVKGSEFTQARENNIANALSGKVAGVNAAGLSTGPGGSSRVTIRGNGSMIGDNQPLYVINGMPLDNTVPGGAPTANGITSNVDKGDGIAGINPDDIESITVLKGGTAAALYGSRASNGVILITTKKGRAQRGIGVDYNSTFTMDNVAVTPDFQYDYGQGLDGVMPTTLTDAQASGRKSWGAPIDGSTNYMGVDGKTHPYVAQKKNLQNFYQTGTTFTNSLAFAGGSDNFNYRFSLADLNSKGILPGTTYKRKTFNVALNGKVGSKINIEALAQYNLEQGHNRTGAGDALGNPNWTPLEIANTADVRWIKPGYDSLGNETIWNDAAIASNGYFVINKWKEDDVKNRFIGQASISYEVIKNLIVKGTVSRDFYNYNYSNVLPSGALYTPLGEYVGLKSDLSETNSMLNINYRTRFAQNFGLSAMVGANSRKYANKELNITGKQYIIPYFYSVSNLASSTLTPVTQRSTTNSVFGSADFDFKNLFFVTFTAREDWFSTLSPQNNHIFYPSVGSSFILSDAFEMPEWVTLAKLRGSWAQVGGGAPDPYAINLTYSNVPSSGQPLLNVTQDVNKQNAISNPNLKPYTSTTYEGGFELQTFNNRLGLDFTYYNRQTTNDIVKTTISGTSGYNSVIMNVGELRNHGVEMLLTGKPISRANFGWNVSYNFAYNQSRVVELAPGLTSVQIANSVGNWAYLQHIKGQPYGTIVGTTMKRDDQGNIIYNRGNHLPVTSNLMPLGNSVAPYTMGLTNEFHYHNWGLNILLDGKFGNKIFSVFEVYATRMGKLKSTLPGRDKGLELKGVDQNGATYDTTITQAGGVLRNYYDNYKVYTDKFLHDGSFIKLRQVILSYNIPVSKIKMAKIQGASISFVARNLFILYRETKNFDPEQSFTNSNAQGFESIGLPRTRSYGLNLSLKL, from the coding sequence ATGAAACGAGTCCAAACTATTGCTTCGGGCAGCCTGCTGCTATGTTTTCTTCTGCTTATCTCGCTCGCTGGCCTGGCGCAATCTGCCCTGTTAAGAGGGGTAATTAAAAATGAAGCTGATCAAACAGGCATCCCCAATGCTACCGTAACCCTCACTTCCGGCGGGAGTTCTAACTCAACCACAACTGATCTAAAAGGTATTTTCGCCATGAAAATACCCGCCAGCCTTCAGTCTTCCACTTTTCAATTAACTGTTACCTCTGTGGGGTATGAAAAAAAGCTGATCACCATTGAGCCTGGTCAGGCGTCAGTCACAATTACGCTAAAAGCAGGTAGTAGCGATATGCTTGATAATGTGGTGGTAACCGCGTTGGGCATGAAAAAAGACCGCAAAGCAGTAGCATACGCGGTAACCGAAGTAAAAGGAAGCGAATTCACCCAGGCCCGTGAAAATAATATCGCGAATGCATTGTCTGGTAAGGTCGCGGGGGTAAATGCGGCAGGTTTGTCAACCGGTCCGGGAGGTTCAAGCCGGGTTACCATTCGCGGTAATGGTTCCATGATCGGCGATAACCAACCTTTATATGTAATTAATGGTATGCCGCTCGATAATACGGTGCCGGGCGGTGCACCCACGGCAAATGGTATCACCAGCAACGTTGATAAAGGCGATGGCATCGCGGGCATTAACCCCGATGATATTGAATCCATCACGGTGTTGAAAGGCGGTACTGCTGCGGCCCTGTATGGCTCACGCGCCAGTAACGGGGTAATTCTTATCACTACTAAAAAGGGAAGGGCGCAACGCGGTATTGGCGTTGACTACAATTCTACCTTCACCATGGATAATGTAGCCGTTACTCCCGATTTTCAATATGATTATGGGCAGGGGCTCGATGGGGTTATGCCCACCACTTTGACAGATGCGCAGGCATCGGGAAGAAAATCATGGGGTGCCCCCATCGATGGTTCAACCAATTATATGGGTGTAGATGGAAAAACACATCCTTATGTGGCCCAGAAAAAGAACCTGCAGAATTTTTATCAAACCGGAACCACTTTCACCAATAGCCTGGCATTTGCCGGTGGCAGTGATAATTTCAACTACCGCTTTTCTTTGGCAGACCTTAACAGCAAAGGTATTTTGCCGGGCACCACGTATAAACGTAAAACTTTCAACGTAGCCCTCAATGGCAAAGTAGGTTCTAAAATAAATATCGAAGCACTGGCCCAATACAACCTGGAGCAGGGACATAACCGTACAGGTGCGGGCGATGCGTTGGGAAATCCTAACTGGACACCCCTTGAAATTGCCAATACCGCCGATGTACGCTGGATAAAACCTGGTTACGATTCCTTAGGTAATGAAACCATCTGGAACGATGCCGCTATTGCCTCGAATGGTTATTTCGTCATCAACAAATGGAAGGAAGACGATGTGAAGAACCGCTTTATTGGGCAGGCGTCTATTTCCTATGAAGTCATTAAAAACCTGATAGTAAAAGGGACTGTAAGCCGCGATTTTTATAATTACAATTATTCAAACGTGTTGCCATCAGGGGCGTTGTATACGCCACTGGGCGAATATGTGGGATTGAAATCAGACCTGTCTGAAACAAACAGCATGTTGAATATTAATTACCGTACCCGGTTTGCGCAAAATTTTGGCCTGAGCGCCATGGTGGGCGCCAACTCCCGTAAGTATGCCAACAAGGAGCTGAATATTACCGGTAAGCAATATATCATTCCGTACTTCTATAGTGTTTCAAACCTGGCATCCTCTACGCTAACACCGGTTACCCAGCGTTCCACTACCAATTCGGTTTTTGGTTCTGCCGACTTCGATTTCAAAAACCTGTTCTTTGTAACCTTTACGGCACGTGAAGACTGGTTCTCTACTTTAAGCCCACAGAACAACCATATCTTTTATCCCAGTGTAGGTAGCAGCTTTATTTTGTCCGATGCATTTGAAATGCCAGAATGGGTTACTTTGGCCAAACTGCGTGGCAGCTGGGCGCAGGTGGGTGGCGGCGCTCCTGATCCATATGCCATCAATCTTACTTACAGCAACGTACCCAGTTCAGGCCAGCCCCTGCTGAATGTAACACAGGATGTAAATAAACAGAACGCAATCTCCAATCCCAATCTGAAGCCCTATACTTCCACTACCTATGAAGGCGGATTTGAATTGCAAACATTCAATAACCGGTTAGGCTTAGACTTTACTTATTACAACCGGCAAACTACCAACGACATTGTAAAAACAACCATCTCCGGCACTTCAGGCTATAATTCCGTGATCATGAACGTTGGGGAGTTAAGGAACCATGGTGTTGAAATGCTGTTAACGGGTAAACCCATTAGCCGCGCCAATTTTGGCTGGAATGTAAGCTACAATTTTGCGTACAACCAAAGCAGGGTAGTAGAACTGGCGCCGGGATTAACCTCTGTTCAAATAGCCAACTCCGTTGGTAACTGGGCTTATTTACAACACATCAAAGGTCAGCCGTACGGAACCATTGTGGGCACCACTATGAAAAGAGATGACCAGGGCAATATAATATATAACCGGGGTAACCACCTGCCGGTAACAAGCAACCTGATGCCATTGGGTAACAGCGTGGCGCCGTATACCATGGGTCTTACCAACGAATTTCATTATCACAACTGGGGCCTGAATATTTTGCTCGATGGTAAATTCGGCAACAAAATATTCTCCGTATTTGAGGTGTATGCCACTCGTATGGGTAAGTTAAAAAGCACCCTGCCTGGCCGCGATAAAGGGCTGGAGCTGAAAGGTGTTGACCAGAACGGCGCTACTTATGATACTACCATTACGCAAGCCGGCGGGGTATTGCGCAACTATTACGATAATTATAAAGTGTATACTGATAAGTTCCTGCACGATGGCAGTTTCATCAAACTCCGCCAGGTAATATTATCCTATAACATCCCGGTAAGCAAAATAAAAATGGCCAAGATCCAGGGAGCCAGCATTTCATTTGTGGCCCGCAACCTGTTCATTCTGTATAGGGAAACCAAAAACTTCGATCCTGAACAAAGCTTTACCAACAGCAATGCGCAGGGCTTTGAATCGATCGGTTTGCCCCGTACCCGCTCGTATGGCCTGAATCTGTCCCTTAAATTATAA
- a CDS encoding SusD/RagB family nutrient-binding outer membrane lipoprotein — MKNIIKYAGGLLGLVGVVSLQSCDKNFSDTNTNPEATQKVIPQYVFTKAEYDGTANMLNFLLGTMQYTTSYNDVAGFGSKYNAAQISQTWQAFNDGYPKEINELGIVIKAVKNDPSQVNLYATARIWRVYCYSRLTDLYGDIPYFQAGLGYDSSNYKPAYDPQSAIYADMLAELDAATQSFDASKGTYGAADLIYNGSTDKWKKFGYSLMLRLGMRMTKVDANAAKNWVTKAIAGGVIINDADIAKMSYLATGQDINKNPLALNLWNSDYIAQNGSTNTEGGKYQDVFISYLKSTNDPRLPMLSVVWNGGVADTSVGLQKGMPATLANAKPANFVTYSEPNPKTILLLSSPRLLFTAAESYYLMTEAALRGWYSGATASSLYQNGIQAAMRQWTLIGGAAGTIAPAAITNYVAANPLNTGGTLDDQMKQIYTQFWVSIFPDAQEVFASFRRTGYPALVPNNYAGNATGGKFFRRMLYPQNEQTLNADAYAAAVSRQGANDLLTQIWWDK, encoded by the coding sequence ATGAAAAATATAATAAAATACGCAGGTGGTTTGCTGGGGTTGGTAGGTGTGGTGTCACTGCAATCGTGCGACAAGAATTTTTCGGATACCAACACCAATCCGGAAGCTACCCAGAAAGTTATTCCTCAATACGTGTTTACAAAGGCCGAGTATGATGGCACTGCCAATATGCTGAACTTTTTGCTGGGCACCATGCAGTATACCACCAGTTATAACGATGTGGCGGGTTTTGGTTCCAAGTACAATGCTGCGCAGATCTCACAAACATGGCAGGCATTTAACGATGGCTATCCCAAAGAGATCAACGAATTGGGTATTGTGATCAAAGCTGTAAAAAACGATCCGTCGCAGGTGAACCTGTATGCAACAGCCCGGATCTGGCGGGTATATTGCTACAGCCGGTTGACCGACCTGTATGGCGACATTCCCTACTTTCAGGCCGGGTTAGGATATGACTCTTCCAACTACAAACCAGCGTACGATCCGCAAAGCGCTATTTACGCCGATATGTTGGCAGAACTGGATGCCGCCACACAAAGCTTCGACGCATCAAAAGGAACGTACGGCGCTGCTGACCTGATCTATAATGGCTCAACCGATAAGTGGAAGAAGTTCGGCTACTCTTTAATGCTGCGTTTGGGTATGCGTATGACAAAGGTAGATGCCAATGCCGCGAAGAACTGGGTTACCAAAGCTATTGCCGGGGGCGTGATCATCAATGATGCAGATATTGCGAAGATGAGTTACCTGGCTACCGGACAGGATATCAATAAAAACCCGTTGGCATTGAACCTGTGGAACAGCGATTATATTGCGCAGAATGGTAGTACCAATACAGAGGGTGGCAAATACCAGGATGTATTTATTTCTTATTTGAAAAGCACCAACGATCCCAGGTTGCCCATGTTGTCGGTTGTATGGAATGGCGGCGTAGCTGATACGTCTGTAGGTTTACAAAAAGGCATGCCCGCTACTTTGGCCAATGCCAAGCCTGCCAATTTTGTAACCTATTCCGAGCCCAATCCTAAAACAATTTTATTGCTGAGTTCACCGCGCCTGTTGTTTACCGCTGCAGAATCTTATTACCTGATGACGGAAGCTGCGTTGAGAGGCTGGTATAGTGGCGCCACAGCCAGCTCCCTGTATCAAAACGGTATTCAGGCTGCTATGCGGCAATGGACCCTTATTGGAGGTGCAGCAGGTACTATTGCGCCAGCCGCCATCACCAATTATGTAGCGGCTAATCCGCTCAATACCGGCGGTACACTGGATGATCAGATGAAACAGATCTATACACAATTCTGGGTGAGTATTTTCCCTGATGCGCAGGAAGTGTTTGCCAGTTTTCGCCGTACCGGGTACCCCGCGCTGGTGCCTAACAACTATGCGGGCAATGCAACCGGTGGTAAATTCTTTAGAAGAATGTTGTATCCGCAAAACGAGCAAACGCTTAATGCCGATGCCTATGCAGCAGCCGTAAGCCGGCAGGGCGCAAACGATCTGTTAACCCAAATATGGTGGGATAAATAA